The genomic DNA GTGTCAGCTGTGGCACATGTGGTTAAATCTCCTCCTCTTGACTTGTGGGTAATTTTGCCCACTTTGTACTTTCCTTGGCGTTATCACAGGGTATCTTTGGCCTCTGTGACCAGAAGTTGTGCAAACTTCCCTCACATCTTTAAATACACATGGGCATTTCCAGTCTTGAGGCTGCAGTTCCACATTTTTTGGCAATTTTAAAGTTGCTGCTTGTTGTGTGTTGCATACCGGCTTTCATTTGCTTGCAGCTTGTAAACTTTGTGTTCAGCATTACAACAAACTGACTCCCTGCTATAGTGCATTAAAACAGGATGGCATAGGAACAGTCTGTTTATGTCTTCTCAGTTCGAAAGCTTTTGTGATAACTGCAGCTTTTTGGACTCACAACAAACTGGCTTGAATGCTTGGCATCTGACTTGGTCAAAACATCTTGCTTGAAGCACTGTGAAGCATTCATCCACAGTGCCGTCGTCTCTCCGGTAGAGAACATTACATAACCGCCATCACCTCGTCATCTCTTCACAGCCAGTGGGGAGTCAGAGCAGACTTTCATTCAGTCCTGGGAGGAGGGACAGTCTGTTCACACAGTCAGAGTGGGCCAGCAGGACACTGAGACGAGCTCTCAGACCACCACAGTGACAGAGCTGTTGACGGATGAGCAACAAGGATGGAGAAAGGAAGACTTGTGGTCTGCCCTACTTAATCGCCATCCTCCTTTCCCCTTTGCCCCACCTTTTCATTATGTGAAACAGCCAGGTATTTGCACTTTTGATACCAGCCAGAGGTTATTTTTCAGTTTGCTATCACAAAATCTCATCCCAGAATCTCTGAATCTATCATTATGGCTttgatttcaaagaaaaaaggtgcttaaaatgtattttactgcACCAACCTTGCACTTGATGACATCACTTAATGTACATTGCATTTTCTCAAAGCCTTAAATATAAACCAGACATGTGCGAGTATTTAACCCTGCTTCCAAGCTTTTTCAGTTTGAGGTCTGTGCATGTTTGCTTATTTGGAatgaaaaatgtctcttatgTTTCTCTGACATTGTCAGCTAAGCTCAGCTTGTCAAAAATGAGCTCAATGGATAGACTACTGCAACCATCAACAGCACAGCAAGATGATTGGTTTGTTTACTTCGACCACACCCTGAGCCTTCTCTCCCCTGAACAATGTGAGTttctttgtgtgaaaatgtgacttCTGAACATTTCTTAAAACTTAAACGCAAAACAAGAAACCcttcaaagatttaaaatgttaagcCTTTTAAGGTTCATTAACTTTCCATTTTTGCTCCTCCcagtccctccctctgctcAGATCGAGCTTCGGGAAGAGGATGAGCAGGTCATCTATGATTCAGAGCAAGAGCCGACCAATGAGGAGACAATTAAGAGGCTGCAGGAAATGGTGATGTTGGTAGACAAGCTGACAGAGGCAGAAGGTTTAGAAAGGAATCTAAGGGAAGTGAGGTATTTGGAGGACAGACTCCAGGAAGTGGATGAGATGGCAGAGAAACTTCAGGAAGTAATAGAAGAGGAATTAGGTaaggaggaggtggaaaagTTAAGAGAGGAATTTGCACAGACAGAGCTGGAGCAACAAGTGCGAGTGGGAGGTGTAACAAAAACTGTGGTGATGAAATccataaggagcatagaaaaaCAAGACGGTGAAGAGGATGAACTGGAGCAGCAGATAAAGGAGGTGTTCTTGAAAGGCTTgtatgaggaggaagaggccgAGGGGAAGCAGGAGACTAAAATAGAGGTCATAGGTGAGGGTCAGTTTGATGACAACTTGATAGAGAAGCTGCGTGGGATAGAACAGGAATGGAAGGAGGAAGCTGAGGTCAAGATGTCAGGCGTCCCTGGTACCACTTCTGTAGTAGCTGACCAGAAGGTGGAGCGTAGGACCAAGAAGAGAGTGACTATTGTGGAAGATAGAGAGCCTAATCAAGAAATAATGGTCGGCAGGATGTTAGAAAAAGTTGTAGAGAAGCTGCAGGCTGAGAATGAACGTGAGGCGGCATATGGCGATGTCTGGTTCATACTGTTAGACCGTCCTCCATACACAGCTGTTGTCAAACCACAAGGTACAGTATTTCATTCTGCAAACAGCTTTACATTGATACAACCCTCTGTAATACTACACTATTTCACTGTATTTTCCTTCTTCAATCACACGTAAGGTGTTAAAGTAACAGTAGAGTCTGCCAAAAGTGTTTGAGATGCTGCGATGGATTTGCAATATTTAttcctttttaaatgatttcataCAAGTGAAAACAGTTAACACTGCCCTGCTTCTCTTACGGTGAGGTTTTGGACGATATTTGTGCCAAGGTTCAAAGATTCTCTGTGTTTACTTCCATCATTAGTTGTGACTGTGGAACGTGCTCAGGTGGATGAAGGCGAGTATTTCACCTCAAACACCAAGATTTCAACCTTTGAGGAGAAAATTGAGATTACAGCTCTTCAGAAAAAGACCAAGCTTTTTGTGGAAGAAAGGAAagtggaagaagaggaagtatGGCGTGCCTCTGAGATTCCTCCACAACAGACCGTCATAGAAAGAGACGATGACTGGTTTATTTTGCTGGATGTAATTCCCAGACAAACTCCTTATGTACCACCAGGTATTCTTTGTGCTGCTTTTGGCTTTGCTCTCTTGTGCTTGATTTAGTGCCTGAGGAAATATTTCTCACTGCTTGTATTTCTCCCGACTTTACTTCAGTTTCCTCGAAGAGAAGAGGCGAGTTAGACGCAGAAAGTTTTGTCCTGGTGGTGGAAACTGCAGCTGTGCAGGAGATTGGAGAAGAAGTGTCCGAAGAGAGAAAGATAATAGAAAAGGCaccaagagaactacaagtaaTCCCACTGCAGCCAGTGACAGACAGAGATGATGACTGGTTTGTGTTGCTTGATGTTGTTCCCAGAGAAACATCATATGTTCAACCAGGtacttcaaaaataaatgatttgtgCTTCTCTCACAGCTTTATGAAAGCAAGCAATTATCCTGAGCTTCGCAAACATCCTTAAATCACCCTGTACAGTCCAGTGTGTGAGGATTTTCTCTCTTGTCTTACTTACTGTTTTAGAGCGTGTTGAAGTGTCTCCAGAAGAACGTGTCTCTctggttgaaataaaaaacGTCAAAAAACGGGAGGAAAGCTCAGAAGTTGTGACATCAGGCGTAGAAATGAAACAGCCGCAAAGTGAAAAGCAAGTAGTAGCCCTTCCACAGACTGTGAGACAGATAGAAGATGACTGGTTTTTGCTGCTGGAGGCTTCCACCAGAGAAACATATGTGCAACAAGGTATTGTTGATTTTCCCTCAAATCTCGCAGTTTAAAAGCTATATATACACATTTGTCACATCACAGCTTCATTCTTTATTCATTAGTTACCGCAGAAGAGTATGTTCCTGAAGAAAGCATTTCCGTCCAATCTGACGTAATCAAAGTGGAGTCCAGAGTGAAGGTCGTAGTGGAAGAAATTGCAGGAATTGTGCTTGAGAAAGAGGACAAGAATCTTTCCAAGCAAATCCTTCCAGAGCAGAAAATACCCGAAGCAGTCAGGGAAAGGGATGACGACTGGTTTCTTCTGCTGGATGTCATTCCTAGAGAAACTGAATTTGTGCCTCCAGGTACTTGCCTCCTTCAAATAACTTTTCAAGTCAACAACTATTCAAGGATGAATTTTCTGTATAAAATATACAGCACTTGTCCAATTCTTTTCCTTTTGGCTGAGGCTTGagtgtaagttgtgtttgtttacagcgtCTCTGGCAGCCACAAGCCGAATGTTTGCAACTGTTCAACCTCGAATTGAAGTGAAAAGCACAGAGCAGACGTTGCAGCAGGTTGAGTTTGAGCAGATTACACTGCAGCCTTCACAGCCTCTGCAACAGAAAGATGATGACTGGTTTGGGCTGTTTGATGCTATTCGCGAAGAGGCAGTCATAGTACCATCAGGTATAAAGTTCATAAATGTCTGCACCCTATCATAATTAGTTTACATCGGGTGGATATACTGAAGTTGTTCAGCTTCTTTTGAACCATCTCTGTTTGTGCCAGTTTCTCCTGTTGAGATTGTTCCGGATATGAGGAAGTTGCCGGAGGTTGAGGTGAAAACCACAGAGACCACAACATGGAAGGAGATGATAATTGGTGTGGAGACCAGACAGGTTGAGACACGTTTGTCTGAAATTAGAACAAGTCAAGCTGCACTGCTTTccgagagagaaggaggagacgaTTGGTTTGGTCTGTTCGACATCGTGCGTGAAAAACCTGTTGTCATACCACCAGGTACATTTACAGAAGACTCTTCTTAcactatgataaaaaaaagttgttaagAGGTTGCTTATCtgatttttaaactgaaatagctcaaacaaaaaacaattttaaatgaTATATATTACCTGCATTTCATCTGTTAGTTGCTGTGGTTGAGCGTTTTGTGGATGTGGTAGCAGCTGCTGAACAAAAACCAAAACTCTTCATGGAAGATGTAAAGCATGCTGTTAAGTTTGTGGAGATTGAAGCACCACAACCAAGACAGGTGGACGATGACTGGTTTGTGCTGTTGGATGTTGCAGAAAGGACATCAGGTATTCTATTGTTTGAATTATCTgtaatatatttcatttttctgaatCTGTGTTCTGACTGGGAAGACTTTGTGTGCATTCTACATCAGTGGCTGTGGATGAACGTCTCCGTATACCTGCTGAAGTCAGACCAGCCAAAGTGTTAGACGTCAAAGAGCAGAGAGTTACGGTAGTGGAGGAGAGGTGGCAGCAGGGTAAGGTGGTGCAGCAGAAACCACGCCCGGAAGTgagagaggtggaggatgaTTGGTTTATTCTGCTGGACGTGGCCACTAAGAAATCAGGTATTAATAAAATGACTTAGTCCGTTTACTCATACAAACAGCTATATACAAGTTTATTTTCTTACTTAGTAACTGTGTTACACAAAAAGGaatcatttagtttttaatttaatagttCTGCTTTTATTCAGCTAGGCAGTCTGTTTACTTGAACTTGTAAGGGTACTAATATTTATTGTATTTCCAAAATAATACCTACTTGTGTATGTTATTTAGTCGCTGGCCTTGAGCGTGACCAGTTCCCAGCAGAGAAGAGAGCTCCACCTGCTGCAACCAAAACACTGACTGTTATTTCCAAGATGAGACCTCAGTTTGAGGAACGGATCCTGGATGAAAGACGTCCTGTCACGCATACACATATTCATGATGATTGGTTTGTTCTTCTAGATGTTGGACAAAAGAAGTCAGGTATTTTGttcacagtgtttgttgtttttgcagataAACGGCTCGCTTGCTTTGTTTGCTTCAAGAAACACTTCTTAACATTTGTACAGCACGTCAGCAGGTGTCTGACTGTCCTGCACAAGAGGATATGTCCTCTGATGGCCACGCCTTTCAGCCACGCTGTGTTTTACTACTTGGAAAAAAACGTCTTCTTAATCTCAGCTTTTCGCTGGTTTTACAACATTGAGCTGTGTAGCTCACTGCAGCCTAACATCTTCTACCTTCGCGTCCTTTTCCTAAACTTCACCAGAAATAAGCGATGCTTTTGCTCTTATTCCACTTGGTGGATTTTTGCTTTTGGTCCACTCTTTTCTAGCAAGAGGCGTATCAGGTACAGTATTCCCCTGCAGCGTGTGTTAACACTAAGGCTTGAGACTGTAAGTATAATGTGGCTGTTCACATAGTTGCACTTTTGGCTgtcaatgtgtttttatctgtatCTGTTCAAATGTGCAATTCACTCTATGGGGGACTTATTGTCAAACGTGCTTAAGATTTtgcgccccctcctccccattCCACGATgcattgatttaaaatatatgtTATTAAATTAACGTTTCCATTTTGTCTGTATCCCTTTAGTTGTGAGCACACATAGGGGCACCCGTCCCGTCAGTGCTCCGGTCTTCTCCCAGGCCGCTCTGGCAGAGGCAGGCATCCCCATGGCCCCTTTCGATCAGCCCCAGACCTCCACCCCCATCAAGACCGGCCGtctggaggagaggaagctgGAGGTCACCGTAGAAGCTGTGGAGCCCTCAAAGATCGAGACTGTGGTTGAGGTCAAGGTATTGTATTTCTCAGTCTGTTTCTTTTAATGTCTGTAATGTAATTTTAATGTAATGCATGTTTGCAGTGAAAATTAAGCATCTTATGTGTgtagaccataaatatctcacAGGGTAGACGGTGCAAGCAAAAGGATAgagaatgtttttattatgtctTCCTGCCTTTTTGATAGATAACTATAaaggatacatttttaaatgtaattgctTCATATTCTTCATCTTTAAACTCTCATTGAATAATAGTAGTGAGCAGAGACTGTTCTCTGTGTCTGAGAATGACCTGTGTCTCTCTTGCTGCTGTAGCCAGCAGTGTGGAGAAACCAGAGAGAAGTAAACTCTTCACTGATAACCACCATCAATGGGGACATGCAGGTTAGTGTCAGACACTGGCCTCTGAACAAGTTCGCTGCTCACAAGACTTGTTTCAACTTATagctgaggtgtgtgtgagttaaaGCAGAGGATGCTAACACgtgtccctctctcctcccctggGTTAGCACGAGTCTGAGGCCGTGAGCACGGAGGTGGTGCGAATGCGAAAGGTCAGACTCTTTAGCCTCGTGTGCGTCTCCGTAGCCATTTCTCTACCTCCATTCTTATGATGTTGAGCTTCTCATCCCAAACGAATTCCATCCTCTTCTCATGTTGTGCTTCTGTACAGCTAGGTCTTTAATGAAATCCACAGCAGGTTTGATGCTCATACAGTGTATCTAAAGAGGtagacaaaagtaaaaaaaaaaaaaaaaaaaatgaaataccaGTATATGACTTTTCATATACtggtatttgtatatttttctctCCAAGAATCTTTTAATTCTCATCATTTAGGTTCATTGTTCCTCATTGCTTGCTGTAGTTCTAAACCCTTGAATGCTCACATGCATGACAATAGAATAAATGTACCTTACAAAAAAAGGCATGATATGTGTTTATCACTCTAACATTGTTGCTTTCTCAtcataaaaatagaaaacctAAGACTTAGGTTGTCAGTACTTTGCAGATTGGCCGACACAGCCACCAGAAATATTCTGCATGCAGTCTCGTCACAGCTGTCTGGTCTCTTCCTATTAACACTGTACTGTATTTTTGTAGTTTGCATGTCTCTGGGGGGGGGCAGGTTGATGCAAGCACACAGGGAAACTGAAACAAACCCacactcttttgttcttttcatttttcacagaAAAGAGCTAAGAAAATTGAGGGTGACTCAATTTATATGAGACATAGCCTTTTAATGTTGGAGGTTTGTATTCCTTCAGGAGGCGTCCGTCTCTGTATTTTCTTGCTCTTTGGCACATCGGCTGCTGTTTAATAACACGCTTGCATGTTGCATAATTCACACTTTCTGCGTCAGCTTAATCGATGGCTGtagaaatatttgaaatgtatttgtgtgtgtgtgtttatgtgtgtggcAATGTGACTCTAATCCTGGTGTTTCAGGAGACTGCTGTTGAATTTACAAATAACCAGTATAGAATTATGCTCTAGATTCACCTACAAAGACAAACTTGTTGAGGATGTCTTGCTCTATAGCATCCTAAAATGTTCCTGAATGATCGGCACTGTGATCAGTTAGGATAGTAGGGGAGTGAAAGAGCTTTACCAGGGTCcatttatatatgttttttcttcCAGATCATCAGTATTCTCCTGCTCTGCTTTTGCTATTACTACATCCATCACATTTTGTAACCTGCCATTAGCCATTTTTTTAGCTGTTatgcaaatgaaatgttttggcAATAGAAATAATGTCACAATGAAGTAATGGCACATCTTTGCTCTTGTTCATAAAAGAGATGATGTTTGGATAAACACTTAACATGAAGTTGCTCTTTTGCACCACAATAAGCCATAAATGATAGTGAACACTTTTGTTCTCTGGATAGAATATTGTCCGCAGTACATTTGGAATTAGTATCTTGCTAATGAAGACCAACTTGGTGCTAAATGTTGAGAAATCTGCGCTGCTTCTTTTGCTTTTGATCATGTGTGTGAGATGATCAGTTTTCCGTTTATACTGACGCTTCATCTTTGATGACTTCAACTGCTCTTTGATTTGCAGCCTGTCTTAATAAAGTGTGTCACTGCCAGCCTAATGCTATAAGAATAGCTGTGCATATACTTATAAACTATATAGTTTATAGCTCCTACCCATCCAAGTAATTATCAGCTTTGATAAATCACAGCACTGTCTCCTCTGAATCTTTCATTTATCAACACTAGTTTGACAGCATGAATAAACTGCTGGGCTTGATTTCTAAATTTTATAAAGGAGTTGCTGTTCATCTATCAAGAATCCACATAGTATGATTAAATAGATCAAGGTCCCTTCTTAATTAATGATCCTGTAGAATCACAAATTAATCCTgcttctgctttttatttaatctgcaGTAAAACACAGAAAGCATCATCTaacttattttttctctccGTGTGTTGATCTCTCCCACCTACGAACATATCCCCAATCTTTCCTTTCCCTGCTCATCCAACTTTCACTTCTTACTTGTATGTCTTATTTTCCTCCcttttttgttgtcttgatCAACCATACCCCTCTCCATGCACCCTCCACACCGTCTGTCCCTTCACATCTTTCCTCTGTGTAGGAGTTCGATAAACCTCATGAGGACCTGCTCAAGCATCATGCCAACATCAGCGAGCTGAAGAGGAACTTCATGGAAGCTGTCCCAGAGCAGAGGCCCAATGAGTGGGACAAGCGCCTGTCCACACACTCTCCATTCCGCACCCTGGGGATCAATGGTCAGCCTCTGCCCAGTGCAGATGGGGTAAGTCTCCTCCAGAAACCATCCACCATCAagtccttttttaaaagttgattatttctttacctctctgtgtTAGAACtggtaaaaacaaagaagtacttcatgaaaatatccATCATGTAGAgtaaaaaaatactgaattgACTTGATGAAAACTGTATGTTTTCATGGCTCTGCATTCTCAGGGATTTTTGTAATTCATGTTAAACTGCAGTGCACTTGTGAGAGCAGTGTGCATGGATTTTTAATGGAATAGAAGAACCTGAAATTTTCTCATACATGAAAGTGTTAGTTATTTTAAGACTGCTCTGTTTGGCCTCATTCTATTTTTAAACGATGAACACATCCAAACAAAAGGAATTGATTGAAGAAGGGATCAGGCTCTTCTAGTGGTTGTTCTCATCTCTCTTCTAGTGTAATggattgtgtgtgcatgtacagaCCTATTCAAGGCTTTAGCATGTGGATAACAGAACAGCACATGCATGTGAATGATGAATGCAATTGGACTCGTTGAATGAGGTCTGTACTTTTGTTCATCCCCTTGAAAAAAGACTGTTGTGGGCGAGGCATCTTTTGGGACAGGTTGTCCCCTCTCTGAGAGCACACTTTAGCTCATCTTATCTGCACTGGATGCCTCTGAACCTTGACATGTTTGTACTGCATGACTGACTGACCCGACGATCAGAGTGTACTGCATGACTAAAAGTTGACCCTCTCATGAATTTCTGCACGTTCTGTCTCTGGGCAGAATGAACTCTTCCCCCTTCCtctgttcattcattcattctcttCTGTTTATTTCGCTATGTGCACTTGCACTTTCTTTTATGCACCACATTTTTGGCTGCCGTTTCCTCAACAGCCTCAGTTTTTTTCCATGATGAGACAAAGCCTCATTCACAGTGATATCAGCTGTTTTTTGCCCCATAACTGAcaataaatgcaacaataacATGATTCTGGTATTAAATAGTATAAAACTATaatttttaaaagctttcagCAAAGTTATTCACTGGACTAGAAATATACCCCAAGTCTAATGGAAGCTGCTCTtacatgaataaacaaatgtgaTCTACTGAGGTTCAATGAGCATGCCTTTTGGCGAGACGTTTACTCAACTGCCCCATAACTGTTTGGACCAATTACACTTTTACACTCAGATTAATGCCCCCAAGTTCACTATTCTGTCAGGAGGCATTAGAGCTGCACTAGAATCAGGGCAAAGAAAAGCTGACAGCTCAGATTGTGTAGTGAGGAGATGAATGAGGACACAAATACTACATGTCAAATGTAAGCAGTCAGCAATGTGACACTGGTCAGATGCTGTATGCCTAGTGGAGTGGACACACACCGATTCAAGCCAGTTTTTCATCCACTCATTCCTCAGTTGAGTTTTAAAAGGACCTCCTGTGAGAAACACAACGTTGTAAACAGCTGTAGAGTTATTCCTGCTAATGCTTAGGGGCTTGAATACCAGGGCTCATTAATAATGAGCTACAGCAGGATGCTCAGATGCTAAAGCTATAGGCTCTAAGCTCCTGACAATAACAACAtctaccactgttttctgttaACTTCAGATTCCAGATTTCCAGTTCAGTGCTTTGTTGCTATCTAACTGCCTCCAGCCAAAACAAATGTCATTAACACACAACAACTCACTGCACTCCACTGCCACTCCAAAAGGAGCATCTGCACATTAATGCAATATTGAAACTTTATATTGCATATTGCATATGGCACATTATTCCTATATTGTGCAGGCCTGCTGCCTGAGTGGATgtccttctgtttttgttttcttggacatggaacaaaacaaatgcacGTTAACATGCATGTGTCAATAACGTTTCCATGCTCTGAACTAAAAGAATTACAACCAAATCCCTTTACTGCTCAAATGATGGCTCTGCCATGCCTTATTATGCAACTTATACTTTTACTAGTTAAGTACATTTTCCGtcattgaaaacatttcaaaattcCTCCCTGTCatctctcttccctcctcctcctccccccagTTTGTCATCCGTCTCCCACGCGGCCCCCTGCTAGACTTCTACTCCAAGCGCAGCTGAGGGGCCGTTTCGACCCTGCGGAGCTCCCACacaggtgtgagtgtgactcGTGGAGACCGGGACTAGTCCATCTGTACCCATCAGCCTCTAGCTCActcttctcctcctgtcctTCCTTCGCCTCTTCTTCAACATCACTGTAGCATTCTTCCATCTCCCATCCTCTGCTTCACTTTAGAAGCCGCCCCCTTTTTTTCGGGCTTCTTCGGAACAGGACGTTTGTTCTGTCTGTTTCCAACTGCAAATCTAAAGACTTTTTTTGTCCGACCAAAACTGTTCTCCAAAGACTGATTACGACTGGATATGACAATCAACAAACTCTTAtacatttttgtgatttttgacGCATTTGTCTCTTAGACTTTTATTCAACCAGTGTTACCTAACTACTGACTTTTATCTAGAGGTTTTTAATGTCATACCATATCACTTTGAGCCTGCTTTTATACACATCTTGAGGTGCATTTATATATTGGTTGTGTTGGATAAGCTGATCACTGTGATGACATTTTTGGACAtgattttaaacacatgaaTTATGCACTAAACACAGCAGTCTTGTAATCAGAATATTCTAGTATTTCTAGTATTTCCTGTGATTGGAGACCTGAGGCAGCTTTATTGTAATACTTCTTAACCTCCTCGTCCTGCACAAGTCTTTGGCAAGGCAGTATGTAGCAAAAATATTCCTGGTTGCATGACCTCTTGACAATCAACTTTGACCAAGAATAAAAGTCCTCCCATATACAACTCATATTGTAGTTTTGTTCCTTTCAAGGACCCTGGGATTGTATAAATGCAGTGTCAGATTATTCATCACTTTTCAGTTAACTATCCATCAAAAATAGTCATGGGCATGCCATTTCTTAATTGTAAATACTTATTGAAAGAAAATTAAAgccaagaaaaaaatatcaatattaaTATGAAAGATAGTCATGGATGAGGTAAACAATATGTAGCAGGACTTCTATGTAATAGCGATCCTATTTAGAACCTGAAGCACATGTAGGAGCATAagtatgaaaaagaaaactggtTATAAAGGGATACAGTTTTGTTCAGCAGTGGAATTACAGCAGTGTCTATGTCGTCACATAACATGTAATGCAGTGTGTTTAGATACTGTACATGCCATTGTAAATAgatacatattttaaacatgcatGCATTTATGTGAAAATAAGTTATAGACCGTGTAAGAAGAAAATGCTTGGCCCATCCCATGACTACATAGTGACTGAGTTATGTCTTTTTTAGAGTGCGTGCATTAGTCTCCTTTGCAATGGTTCAGAGACGAAGGCTTCGCATACCAAAACCAGCACCAACGTGGGCTTTTCAGGCAAAACGAGTCCCACTGTGAGCCACACGGGTGAGCCTGATAGTGGTGATTCCCACCTCGGTGATCCAGTTGAGGAAGAGTCTTTTGATCAGGAGGAGGTCGTAGTGTTTGAGACCTCCTTACTGCCCATCATAGAGGAGGAGATGGCGCAGCTGCCTCCCTCCCTCGACCCCTGCTGTAGAGGTTTAAATGAgacccaagaagaagaagaagaaggatcaAACCCAGAAGTGATGGAGGGCTCGGGGAGGATAGTTGGATCTTCCCAAGCTTCCTATTTCAGGAGCGATGGTCCACGGGTCATATGCTGCTTCCAGGTAGCCTCATGACCACCTCAGGGTGACACTGACTCTTTCACTGCTTGCCTGCTGTATAATCCAAAGGCTGCCCCACCTGCTCACTCCCTTGCAGCACCATGACAATTGAAAACTTGAATTGGTTCAGCTCACTAAACAGTGTAGTGTGATTAACCAGTAAGATTATCACGTTAAAATGTAACTGAATGCTGCAGAGGGGTGTGCTAAGCTCTCCACTATGGTGATGGGTCACTTTAACACTAGCACATTCTTCTCTGCCCCAAAATGACATTGACATCACTTTCGTCATCTTTCTTATTGCTTTGATAATTTCCATTTCCCCGTTTCTTCGGTTGTATCTGGTGGTGGGA from Labrus mixtus chromosome 11, fLabMix1.1, whole genome shotgun sequence includes the following:
- the LOC132984087 gene encoding uncharacterized protein LOC132984087 isoform X9 → MATMTTEASAVSEADTEGKQKASGAEPEPEPEPENKQKPEAAVSDPEGEPSSKKAQEQTAEPGTAEVVTSPEEEQLKPRTRTSAGKGLSRLFSSFLKRRSQCSEGEGFEAEKAREDKADTEEKADKTGEKKEGEVKGEEEEAKVEEKKPEEKPEEKPEAKEVKKKDEGNVEKKEEKKKEEEKVEKKGSKKKKKEAKKKVEKKDADKVKQEEVKREEEKVKKEDKKDDEQVKKDEEKDEENVKKEEKKEDEKVNKEEKKEDEKVNKEEKKEDEKAQQSVEKEEDKSETKEEKEPTDVKDKEAEAEKKESKEGENTDKKVAKRKEKEEKVKKKEEEKAKRKAEEEERHKKREEEKAKKKEEEKAREAEKAKKKEEEKAKEAEKAKKKEEEKAKEAEKAKKKEEEKAKEAEKAKKKEEEKAKKKEEEKIKEEPTKKDEEKVKEEVKKKDEEKEEEKTEKKQKKEEEKGKKKEKGKNKGKKEGKSLSDEQVKAPIAAPEPELKTEPEAEQAPDQHSVSSAEAQPAQEKHKDEESINKEPDAVEEVKEEDTEKKEEEPTEQNNDAKEEEKAKEVTKKEKPAKEKKTEKKPEEAKGSKRLKTMQCKVTLLDDTLFECELDKHAKGQELITKVCDHVNLLEKDYFGLAHGEATTSKTWLEATKEIRKQVPGAVYEFTFNVKFYPPDPAQLTEDLTRYFLCVQLRKDIMSGVLPCSFVTLSLLGSYAAQSELGEYDPETHGTDYVKDLSLAPGQSKELEDKVMELHRTYRSMSPAQADMLFLENAKKLAMYGVDLHQAKDLDGVDITLGVCSNGLMVYKDKLRINRFPWPKVLKISYKRSSFFIKIRPSELEQYESTIGFKLPNYKASKKLWKVCVENHTFFRVPTVEPPSSRRFLVLGSKFRYSGRTQAQTRQASSMIDRPAPRFTRSASKRLSRNLDGSMSAGDETLQLLQQLSASVRTEVDDWSLKLTSDQPRPSSEFPASGESEQTFIQSWEEGQSVHTVRVGQQDTETSSQTTTVTELLTDEQQGWRKEDLWSALLNRHPPFPFAPPFHYVKQPAKLSLSKMSSMDRLLQPSTAQQDDWFVYFDHTLSLLSPEQFPPSAQIELREEDEQVIYDSEQEPTNEETIKRLQEMVMLVDKLTEAEGLERNLREVRYLEDRLQEVDEMAEKLQEVIEEELGKEEVEKLREEFAQTELEQQVRVGGVTKTVVMKSIRSIEKQDGEEDELEQQIKEVFLKGLYEEEEAEGKQETKIEVIGEGQFDDNLIEKLRGIEQEWKEEAEVKMSGVPGTTSVVADQKVERRTKKRVTIVEDREPNQEIMVGRMLEKVVEKLQAENEREAAYGDVWFILLDRPPYTAVVKPQVVTVERAQVDEGEYFTSNTKISTFEEKIEITALQKKTKLFVEERKVEEEEVWRASEIPPQQTVIERDDDWFILLDVIPRQTPYVPPVSSKRRGELDAESFVLVVETAAVQEIGEEVSEERKIIEKAPRELQVIPLQPVTDRDDDWFVLLDVVPRETSYVQPERVEVSPEERVSLVEIKNVKKREESSEVVTSGVEMKQPQSEKQVVALPQTVRQIEDDWFLLLEASTRETYVQQVTAEEYVPEESISVQSDVIKVESRVKVVVEEIAGIVLEKEDKNLSKQILPEQKIPEAVRERDDDWFLLLDVIPRETEFVPPASLAATSRMFATVQPRIEVKSTEQTLQQVEFEQITLQPSQPLQQKDDDWFGLFDAIREEAVIVPSVSPVEIVPDMRKLPEVEVKTTETTTWKEMIIGVETRQVETRLSEIRTSQAALLSEREGGDDWFGLFDIVREKPVVIPPVAVVERFVDVVAAAEQKPKLFMEDVKHAVKFVEIEAPQPRQVDDDWFVLLDVAERTSVAVDERLRIPAEVRPAKVLDVKEQRVTVVEERWQQGKVVQQKPRPEVREVEDDWFILLDVATKKSVAGLERDQFPAEKRAPPAATKTLTVISKMRPQFEERILDERRPVTHTHIHDDWFVLLDVGQKKSVVSTHRGTRPVSAPVFSQAALAEAGIPMAPFDQPQTSTPIKTGRLEERKLEVTVEAVEPSKIETVVEVKKRAKKIEGDSIYMRHSLLMLEEFDKPHEDLLKHHANISELKRNFMEAVPEQRPNEWDKRLSTHSPFRTLGINGQPLPSADGSACISLLCNGSETKASHTKTSTNVGFSGKTSPTVSHTGEPDSGDSHLGDPVEEESFDQEEVVVFETSLLPIIEEEMAQLPPSLDPCCRGLNETQEEEEEGSNPEVMEGSGRIVGSSQASYFRSDGPRVICCFQPPLVQTQTVTITAVSNSLSSGIATTEVPVVPTKTFIYASSKETDDGTEDKDGTTTSSSKTVTSEDIGGTSVTTTTTHISKVVKSGSSETRVEKRIVITADSDMDQDKEKAAGASAL